A portion of the Terriglobia bacterium genome contains these proteins:
- a CDS encoding nucleotidyltransferase domain-containing protein, giving the protein MDKTRVRDLIAAIQAAIPPVLAIYAYGSQVSGAVHPESDLDIAVLMPSGESVPERVLLQLCGDLESLMGCPVDISVLDLGSSVVHCHEVVTGGERLLGADEMAIADFEMRTLSYYARLCEDRRPVLEAYTGEHSLDE; this is encoded by the coding sequence ATGGACAAGACCCGCGTCCGCGATCTCATTGCCGCAATTCAGGCAGCCATCCCGCCTGTGTTGGCGATTTACGCCTATGGCTCCCAAGTCAGTGGCGCCGTTCATCCGGAGAGCGATTTAGATATCGCGGTCCTAATGCCTTCCGGGGAGAGCGTTCCGGAACGGGTTTTACTTCAACTGTGCGGAGACCTGGAATCGTTGATGGGTTGTCCCGTTGATATCTCTGTCCTGGATTTGGGCTCATCGGTGGTTCACTGTCATGAAGTGGTAACTGGTGGAGAGCGCCTCCTGGGGGCCGATGAAATGGCGATTGCCGACTTCGAAATGCGGACGCTATCTTATTACGCCCGCCTCTGCGAGGATCGCCGGCCTGTTCTTGAAGCCTACACGGGGGAGCATTCCCTTGACGAATAA
- a CDS encoding DUF86 domain-containing protein: MLNKAGIIERCLRRVAEEYANDPTRLQDFTRQDAIILNLERACQAAIDLAMRVVARDHLGIPQSSAHAFDLLSRSGRVTPDLAQTMHAMVGFRNVAVHQYQTLKLDILQRIVEESHTDLAAFCACLGLKIT; this comes from the coding sequence ATGCTCAATAAGGCTGGAATCATTGAACGATGCCTGCGCCGCGTCGCGGAGGAATATGCGAACGACCCGACCCGTCTTCAGGACTTCACTCGCCAGGATGCCATCATATTGAATCTGGAGCGAGCGTGCCAGGCGGCCATTGATTTGGCGATGAGAGTTGTGGCCCGTGACCATTTGGGCATTCCCCAGAGCAGCGCTCACGCATTTGATCTGCTCTCTCGATCAGGGCGGGTTACCCCGGATTTGGCTCAAACCATGCATGCCATGGTGGGATTTCGGAATGTGGCCGTGCATCAATACCAGACCTTGAAACTCGATATTTTGCAAAGGATCGTCGAAGAGTCCCACACCGACCTTGCCGCTTTCTGTGCCTGCCTCGGCTTAAAGATCACCTAG
- a CDS encoding DUF1175 family protein, whose protein sequence is MRKKLFVSIYLVLLGILGISFLLPSKIIVGPGRIDLPADGISRTPVRIQVEMPRVRRIFFPHPKISTQIVQGADFVNLFPTDEVRLSERGVSYFIKSRAAEGEAVIRFKVHNAAAGEVRVFTHTVSTDSNQDGFPDSFQLTSFTDRENFRRAFTSIADLQVRQMSPDWPAGEHHAAGFVCFAIREALRRHSDTWQRRFGALLPLPSIEKYSFPMTPLGEKIFRTRGGAYLPTDLANEFFSDWVDAGSLKEFNVTFTGKDRDRAQRGDLIFYSTPGVRDSPYLVMIFLKDSSIKSLGQQDNVVYYEEGRAGGAGAVKETRLDLLEQDPEPRLRPVESNKFFLGFFRLKILY, encoded by the coding sequence ATGCGAAAAAAACTATTTGTCAGTATTTATCTGGTCCTGCTCGGGATTCTCGGCATTTCCTTCCTGCTTCCCTCAAAGATTATTGTTGGACCGGGTCGAATTGACCTTCCTGCGGATGGTATCTCCCGGACACCTGTTCGTATTCAGGTCGAGATGCCGAGAGTACGCCGAATCTTTTTCCCCCATCCGAAGATCAGCACTCAGATCGTCCAAGGCGCTGACTTTGTCAATCTGTTTCCAACGGACGAAGTACGGTTGAGTGAGCGGGGAGTCTCGTACTTTATCAAGTCCAGGGCCGCCGAAGGAGAAGCGGTGATTCGCTTCAAAGTGCACAACGCAGCGGCCGGCGAGGTGCGTGTGTTTACCCATACCGTCAGCACAGATTCAAACCAGGACGGGTTTCCGGACTCCTTCCAGCTCACCTCCTTCACCGACCGGGAGAATTTTCGGCGCGCCTTCACATCGATCGCCGATCTCCAGGTCCGTCAGATGAGCCCGGATTGGCCGGCGGGCGAGCATCATGCGGCAGGTTTTGTGTGCTTTGCCATTCGGGAGGCACTGCGAAGGCATTCGGACACCTGGCAAAGACGGTTTGGCGCCCTCCTGCCATTACCCTCCATCGAGAAGTACAGCTTCCCGATGACACCGCTGGGCGAGAAGATCTTCCGGACGCGAGGGGGGGCCTACCTTCCTACTGACCTTGCGAATGAATTTTTCTCAGATTGGGTCGACGCGGGCTCCCTGAAGGAATTCAATGTGACGTTCACCGGGAAGGACCGGGATCGCGCTCAGAGAGGCGATCTGATTTTTTATTCAACCCCGGGGGTCCGGGATTCACCTTACCTGGTTATGATCTTCTTGAAGGACAGCTCCATCAAGTCTTTGGGGCAACAGGACAACGTGGTTTATTACGAGGAGGGTCGTGCGGGGGGAGCCGGGGCAGTGAAAGAAACACGGCTCGACCTGCTCGAACAGGATCCCGAGCCACGACTGCGGCCAGTGGAGTCAAACAAATTCTTCTTAGGATTCTTCAGGTTGAAGATTCTCTATTAG
- the apbC gene encoding iron-sulfur cluster carrier protein ApbC, protein MEDQSVQVTESAVLNALRAINDPDLHRDIVALGFVQEVKICGGQVAFKIVLTTPACPVRDKMRDEAKAVVSALPGVTQVNVQMDAKVVATMGIPEKQSIAGIRNILVVGSGKGGVGKSTVAANLAISLANMGARVGLMDGDIYGPNIPLMLGITEQPIVQNERVVPVIKHGLKVISMGFFNRGDTPVIWRGPMLHSAIQQFLKQVSWGELDYLMVDLPPGTGDVQLTLVQSVPLTGAVVVSTPQDVALQDARKAIMMFKQMKVDILGVVENMSYFLCPQCHHRSDIFSHGGARKASEKFDVPFLGEIPLDVSIREGGDTGLPITVTQPDSDLSKVFTRVAEQLAAQISISNFKQPGVPAGVM, encoded by the coding sequence ATGGAAGACCAGAGTGTCCAAGTCACTGAATCAGCGGTACTCAATGCGTTGAGGGCAATCAACGATCCGGATCTGCACCGCGACATCGTCGCCCTCGGTTTCGTTCAGGAAGTCAAGATCTGCGGGGGACAGGTGGCGTTCAAGATCGTGCTCACAACCCCGGCGTGCCCGGTTCGTGACAAGATGCGGGACGAGGCGAAGGCCGTGGTCTCCGCGCTCCCTGGAGTCACTCAGGTCAATGTTCAAATGGATGCCAAAGTAGTGGCCACCATGGGCATCCCCGAAAAACAGTCGATTGCCGGCATCCGCAACATCCTGGTGGTGGGCAGCGGTAAAGGCGGTGTCGGAAAATCCACGGTTGCTGCCAACCTCGCCATTTCGCTGGCCAATATGGGAGCCCGGGTGGGCCTGATGGATGGTGATATCTATGGCCCCAACATCCCCCTGATGCTGGGAATCACCGAGCAGCCCATCGTTCAAAACGAGCGCGTCGTCCCGGTCATCAAGCATGGGTTGAAGGTCATTTCCATGGGGTTTTTCAACCGCGGGGATACGCCGGTCATCTGGCGCGGACCCATGCTCCACAGCGCGATCCAGCAGTTTCTCAAGCAGGTGAGCTGGGGGGAACTCGATTATCTTATGGTGGATTTGCCGCCGGGAACGGGCGATGTTCAGCTGACGTTGGTGCAATCGGTGCCCCTGACGGGTGCGGTGGTTGTCTCCACGCCGCAGGATGTGGCGCTGCAGGACGCCCGCAAGGCCATCATGATGTTCAAACAGATGAAGGTGGACATCCTGGGGGTGGTGGAGAACATGAGTTACTTTCTCTGTCCCCAATGCCACCACCGGAGCGATATTTTTTCACACGGCGGAGCGAGGAAGGCGAGCGAGAAATTTGACGTTCCGTTCCTGGGTGAAATCCCCCTGGACGTCTCCATTCGTGAGGGCGGTGACACGGGCTTGCCCATCACCGTCACTCAGCCCGACTCTGATCTTTCAAAGGTCTTTACCCGGGTGGCCGAGCAACTCGCCGCGCAAATCAGCATATCGAACTTTAAACAACCCGGAGTCCCCGCAGGGGTCATGTAA